One part of the [Pantoea] beijingensis genome encodes these proteins:
- a CDS encoding IclR family transcriptional regulator produces the protein MSKNLPSRADEKAGGIQVIARAAKILNALGEKPYGMSLGEIAQAVDLPRSTVQRIVAALDSVQMIRTHGAGGVRLGPALLRLTSSVHADVVEIARPWLHALSAATNETVSLSRASGKQLAIVYYVVADRELRVVPRIGLNLPLYSTSGGRALLALENDDDIRILLGDAYATITEYTIKTLPELMARLNEVRKSGVSYDHSETLDGVSTMAVAMDTVLGRFSISLLMPNSRFQKHEARYRDEILKCKEIMLHELGRRAVRD, from the coding sequence ATGTCTAAAAATCTTCCAAGCCGCGCCGATGAAAAGGCGGGGGGCATCCAGGTGATTGCCCGTGCGGCAAAAATATTGAACGCGCTGGGGGAGAAGCCTTATGGCATGAGCCTGGGGGAAATTGCTCAGGCGGTAGACCTACCACGCTCAACCGTGCAGCGGATTGTGGCGGCTCTGGACTCAGTGCAAATGATCCGTACTCACGGCGCAGGTGGCGTGCGTCTTGGTCCGGCGCTGTTACGCCTTACTTCCAGCGTCCATGCCGATGTTGTGGAGATCGCCAGGCCCTGGCTGCATGCGTTAAGCGCAGCAACGAATGAAACGGTCTCGTTGTCACGCGCCAGCGGGAAACAGTTGGCTATCGTTTATTATGTCGTGGCGGATCGTGAATTACGTGTTGTGCCGCGCATTGGCCTGAATTTACCCCTCTACAGTACATCCGGTGGACGTGCGTTACTGGCGCTCGAAAATGATGATGACATCCGCATCTTGTTAGGCGACGCCTACGCTACAATCACCGAATACACCATCAAGACACTCCCGGAATTGATGGCGCGCCTGAATGAGGTCCGCAAAAGCGGCGTTTCCTATGACCACAGTGAAACGCTGGATGGCGTATCAACGATGGCGGTGGCAATGGATACGGTGCTGGGGCGTTTTTCCATTTCATTGTTGATGCCTAACTCTCGCTTTCAAAAGCATGAGGCACGCTACCGTGATGAAATTTTAAAATGTAAAGAGATCATGCTGCACGAACTGGGCAGACGTGCTGTGCGTGATTAA
- a CDS encoding universal stress protein has product MKTLLVAVDNSLIARKVVSLAIEQALAHQAKVIVICCVDPSYFSTPEVININAGEDPADFGMAQDEQNTAEAAVRHALAEFLRAGIDAHGRVLAGEAAETIVTQANELQAGMIIMGRRHLSSFNRLLKGSVSAAVIERASCPVLVDVRVD; this is encoded by the coding sequence ATGAAAACATTATTAGTCGCGGTAGATAATTCACTGATTGCACGCAAAGTGGTGTCGCTGGCCATTGAACAGGCGCTGGCACATCAGGCTAAAGTTATTGTTATTTGCTGTGTCGATCCCAGCTATTTTTCTACCCCGGAGGTAATCAACATCAATGCTGGTGAGGATCCTGCTGACTTCGGTATGGCGCAAGATGAGCAAAATACGGCAGAAGCCGCCGTCCGCCATGCGCTGGCTGAATTCCTTCGTGCCGGTATCGATGCACATGGACGCGTACTGGCCGGTGAGGCAGCCGAAACCATTGTCACCCAGGCTAACGAATTACAGGCTGGGATGATTATAATGGGGAGACGCCATCTTTCGTCGTTTAATCGTTTGTTAAAGGGATCGGTTAGTGCCGCCGTTATAGAGAGAGCAAGCTGCCCGGTATTGGTTGATGTGCGTGTAGATTAA